The Microbacterium sp. SORGH_AS_0862 genome has a segment encoding these proteins:
- the rarD gene encoding EamA family transporter RarD — MNPRTPTEQSLAGGLYAFSAYLLWGVLPLYFLLLAPVGAFEIVAWRILLSLVFCALLIAVTRSWRRLGAILRQGRPVALTVLAGILIYVNWQTYLIGTLSGHVIETSLGYFINPIVTVLLGVLVLRERLRPTQWVAIGLATAAVVVIVVGYGAMPWIALILAFSFGFYGLVKKKIGPSVDAVSGLTLESLWLTPLALVQLVVVGLTTGLGFASAGVGTTVALALAGVVTAVPLLLFAAGARRAPLTLLGIVQFVAPVLQFLIGWWVLGEPMTAGRWAGFALVWAALILLSADSIVASRRARKSAGLQNAPSDVAELT, encoded by the coding sequence GTGAACCCGCGCACTCCCACCGAGCAGAGCCTCGCCGGCGGCCTGTATGCCTTCTCCGCATACCTGCTGTGGGGCGTGCTGCCGCTGTACTTCCTGCTGCTGGCGCCCGTGGGCGCGTTCGAGATCGTGGCGTGGCGCATCCTGTTGTCGCTGGTGTTCTGTGCGCTCCTGATCGCGGTGACGCGCTCGTGGCGGCGCCTCGGTGCGATCCTGCGCCAAGGCCGGCCCGTCGCCCTCACGGTGCTCGCCGGCATCCTGATCTACGTCAACTGGCAGACGTATCTCATCGGCACCCTGAGCGGCCACGTCATCGAGACGAGCCTCGGGTACTTCATCAACCCGATTGTGACGGTGTTGCTGGGCGTGCTCGTGCTGCGCGAGCGGCTGCGTCCGACGCAGTGGGTCGCGATCGGTCTCGCCACCGCCGCGGTCGTGGTGATCGTGGTCGGCTACGGCGCCATGCCCTGGATCGCCCTCATCCTCGCGTTCTCGTTCGGTTTCTACGGGCTCGTGAAGAAGAAGATCGGCCCATCCGTGGATGCGGTCAGCGGGCTCACGCTGGAATCGCTCTGGCTCACCCCTCTCGCCCTCGTGCAGCTCGTCGTGGTGGGCCTGACGACGGGACTGGGCTTCGCTTCCGCCGGCGTGGGCACCACCGTGGCCCTTGCGCTGGCAGGCGTCGTGACGGCCGTTCCGCTGCTGCTGTTCGCCGCGGGTGCGCGCCGGGCGCCTCTGACGCTGCTCGGCATCGTCCAGTTCGTCGCGCCCGTGCTGCAGTTCCTCATCGGGTGGTGGGTGCTGGGCGAGCCGATGACGGCCGGACGGTGGGCGGGCTTCGCGCTCGTGTGGGCGGCGCTCATCCTGCTGAGCGCGGATTCGATCGTCGCCTCGCGCCGTGCGCGCAAGAGCGCAGGATTGCAGAACGCTCCGTCCGACGTGGCCGAATTGACGTAA